One part of the Longimicrobiales bacterium genome encodes these proteins:
- the pyrE gene encoding orotate phosphoribosyltransferase, with product MPSADTERNQLASLLCERSLRRGDFVLASGARSDYYIDARTTTMSGRGQLLIGRLGLAALDEIGWQADTIGGLTLGADPVAYAVAHAAAAAGRTLDAFTVRKQAKQHGSGQRIEGSFRAGMRVVVCEDTITTGGSALNAVQAVEEAGGKVVGVLAVVDREEGGRGAIEGRGYPVLSLFTARELLGRL from the coding sequence GTGCCCTCAGCCGACACCGAGCGCAACCAGCTCGCCAGTCTCCTCTGCGAGCGCTCGCTGCGCCGCGGCGACTTCGTCCTCGCGAGCGGCGCCCGCTCCGACTACTACATCGACGCGCGCACGACGACCATGTCCGGTCGCGGCCAGCTCCTGATCGGGCGCCTTGGTCTTGCGGCACTGGACGAGATCGGCTGGCAGGCCGACACGATCGGCGGGCTCACGCTGGGTGCGGACCCGGTTGCCTACGCTGTCGCGCATGCCGCGGCGGCCGCAGGTCGCACGCTCGATGCGTTCACCGTGCGCAAGCAGGCCAAGCAGCACGGATCGGGTCAGCGCATCGAGGGCAGCTTCCGGGCAGGGATGCGCGTTGTCGTGTGCGAGGACACGATCACGACCGGCGGGAGCGCGCTGAACGCGGTGCAGGCCGTTGAAGAGGCGGGAGGCAAGGTAGTCGGCGTACTGGCGGTGGTGGACCGGGAGGAAGGCGGGCGCGGGGCGATCGAAGGGCGCGGGTATCCGGTGCTTTCGTTGTTTACCGCGCGGGAGCTGCTGGGTCGGCTCTGA
- a CDS encoding DNA-3-methyladenine glycosylase I has protein sequence MTYCDYAPGHPVHGPYHDNDYGFPLESDAELFERLVLEINQAGLSWLTILNKRERFHEAYDGFDIDIVAAYGERDRARLLADAGIIRNRLKVNAAIENARRLQRIRDEFGGFSLWIGAHHPLTRQEWCDLFRRTFVFTGGEIVNEFLMSTGWLPGAHVPECPAHARTIAAGAPWTWAVGISTQP, from the coding sequence ATGACGTACTGTGACTACGCGCCCGGCCATCCGGTGCACGGCCCCTATCACGACAACGACTACGGCTTTCCGCTCGAGAGCGACGCGGAACTGTTCGAGCGACTCGTCCTCGAGATCAACCAGGCCGGCCTGTCCTGGCTGACGATCCTGAACAAGCGCGAGCGGTTCCACGAGGCGTATGACGGCTTCGACATCGACATCGTCGCCGCGTACGGCGAGCGGGATCGCGCTCGCCTGCTCGCAGACGCCGGCATCATCCGCAATCGACTCAAGGTAAACGCTGCGATCGAGAATGCACGCCGACTGCAGCGTATCCGCGACGAGTTCGGCGGGTTCTCACTCTGGATCGGCGCGCATCACCCGCTCACCAGGCAGGAATGGTGCGACCTGTTCCGCAGGACGTTCGTGTTCACGGGCGGCGAGATCGTGAACGAGTTCCTCATGAGCACGGGCTGGCTCCCTGGCGCGCACGTGCCCGAGTGCCCGGCGCATGCACGCACGATCGCGGCGGGCGCACCCTGGACCTGGGCAGTCGGCATCAGCACGCAACCGTGA